The genome window AAGCGCACTGTCTACGAGGTCGAGGTCGACGAGGTCGGCCCTAGCCTGCGCAGCGCCACCGCGAAGGTCAACAAGACCCAGCGCGGCGGCGGTGGCGGCGGGTTCGGCGGCGGTGCCGTCGACAACGACCCTTGGGCGTCGGCCGCCCCGGCCGCCCCGGCTTCAGCCGGCAGCGGTGGCGGTGGCGGCGGGTGGAACGCACCCGGCACCTCCGACGAGCCACCTTTCTGATCCCGTCCTGACCTGTCCCCCGATTGACCATCCCGGCCACCACCGAGCCGGGCATCCAGAGTCTGGAGCACCACGATGGCCAAGCCACCGCCCCGCAAGCCCAAGAAGAAGGTCTGCCAGTTCTGCAAGGAGAAGATCTCCTACGTGGACTACAAGGACACCGGGCTGCTGCGGAAGTTCATCTCCGACCGCGGCAAGATCCGCGCCCGGCGGGTCACCGGCAACTGCACCCAGCACCAGCGTGACGTCGCCACGGCCGTGAAGAACAGCCGTGAGATGGCGCTGCTGCCCTACACCAGCACCGCCCGCTGAGGGGAGTGACCACGATGAAGCTCATCCTCACCCAGGAGGTCTCCGGCCTCGGCGGCCCCGGCGACGTCGTCGAGGTCAAGGACGGCTACGGCCGCAACTACCTGATGCCGCGCGGCGCGGCGATCCGCTGGACCCGCGGCGGCGAGAAGCAGATCACCTCGATCCGGCGCGGCCGCGAGGTCCGTGAGGTCCGTGACACCAGCCAGGCCGGCGGCATCAAGCGCGAGCTCGAGTCGCTGTCGGTCAAGATCCCGGTGCGGGCCGGCGGGGGGGGCCGGCTGTTCGGCGCCGTCACCGTCGCCGACATCGTCGAGGCCGTCAGCAAGGCCGGTGGTCCGCAGGTCGACAAGCGGCGGATCGAGATC of Actinomycetes bacterium contains these proteins:
- the ssb gene encoding single-stranded DNA-binding protein, producing the protein VWRQAAENVAESLQRGMRVIVQGRLKQRSYETKEGEKRTVYEVEVDEVGPSLRSATAKVNKTQRGGGGGGFGGGAVDNDPWASAAPAAPASAGSGGGGGGWNAPGTSDEPPF
- the rpsR gene encoding 30S ribosomal protein S18 yields the protein MAKPPPRKPKKKVCQFCKEKISYVDYKDTGLLRKFISDRGKIRARRVTGNCTQHQRDVATAVKNSREMALLPYTSTAR
- the rplI gene encoding 50S ribosomal protein L9; amino-acid sequence: MKLILTQEVSGLGGPGDVVEVKDGYGRNYLMPRGAAIRWTRGGEKQITSIRRGREVREVRDTSQAGGIKRELESLSVKIPVRAGGGGRLFGAVTVADIVEAVSKAGGPQVDKRRIEIGQPIKTVGAHTVTVRLHPDVTAAVSVEVVPA